From one Lycium ferocissimum isolate CSIRO_LF1 chromosome 5, AGI_CSIRO_Lferr_CH_V1, whole genome shotgun sequence genomic stretch:
- the LOC132055891 gene encoding protein NRT1/ PTR FAMILY 2.11-like translates to MSNNKIDAMETNEKTTSFRDDDSEKEPEINYRGVKAMPFIIGNETFEKLGAIGTLSNLLIYLTKVFNMTHISAATLINVFNGTTNFATLLGAFLSDTYFGRYKTLGFSSITSFLGLFVIALTAVFKKLHPPHCDSKDISQCIGPTGGQMAFLLSGFGLLIIGAAGIRPCNLAFGADQFNPNTESGKRGINSFFNWYFFTLTFAQMVSVTLVVYVQSDISWSIGLAIPAIFMLISCFLFFGGTKIYVKVKPEGSPLTCVAQVLVVSIKKRRLKLPEQPWKSLFNYIPLRSINSKLPYTHQFRFLDKSAIVTPEDQIKSDGSAANPWNLCSVQQVQEAKCFVRVIPIWAAAIVYHIAITQQQQFVVYQALQSNRHLGNSNFQIPAATYTIFSMLSLTLWIPIYDRIVVPLLRRITGKEGGITILQRMGFGIFLTVLSSLVSAFIEERRRKLVFTNPALGLHSERGLVSSMSALWLVPQLSLAGLAEAFCAIGQVEFYYKQFPENMRSIAGSFFFLGMAASSYLNSFLISIVHQTTGKAKTGNWLPEDLNKGRLDYFYFLITALGILNVVYFIICARWYKYKGSDDTSSVTLEMERKNVEKHFV, encoded by the exons ATGAGTAACAATAAGATAGACGCCATGGAAACTAATGAGAAAACAACAAGTTTTAGAGATGATGATAGTGAGAAAGAGCCTGAAATTAACTACAGAGGAGTGAAAGCCATGCCATTTATAATAG GAAATGAAACCTTTGAGAAACTTGGAGCAATTGGCACACTTTCCAACCTGTTGATTTATCTCACAAAAGTTTTCAACATGACCCACATCTCGGCCGCAACTCTGATCAATGTCTTTAATGGAACCACCAATTTTGCCACTTTGCTTGGAGCTTTCCTCTCTGATACTTACTTTGGTCGTTACAAAACACTGGGATTTTCATCCATTACTTCATTTCTG GGGTTGTTTGTGATAGCATTAACAGCAGTATTCAAGAAGCTACATCCTCCACACTGCGATTCGAAAGATATCAGCCAATGCATAGGACCAACAGGGGGGCAAATGGCATTCTTGTTGAGTGGATTTGGGCTACTGATCATAGGTGCAGCTGGGATTAGGCCATGTAACTTAGCTTTTGGTGCagaccaattcaatcccaataCAGAATCTGGTAAAAGGGGTATTAATAGTTTCTTCAACTGGTACTTTTTCACCTTAACATTTGCTCAAATGGTGTCTGTTACACTCGTGGTTTACGTGCAATCGGACATTAGCTGGTCCATAGGACTAGCCATTCCTGCAATATTCATGTTGATTTCATGCTTCCTCTTCTTTGGGGGCACTAAAATTTATGTCAAAGTGAAACCAGAGGGCAGCCCATTGACATGTGTAGCCCAGGTTCTTGTGGTTTCTATCAAGAAAAGAAGGCTAAAATTGCCAGAGCAACCCTGGAAATCTCTTTTCAATTACATTCCTCTCAGGTCTATCAATTCCAAGCTTCCATACACTCATCAATTCAG GTTTCTTGACAAGTCTGCAATAGTAACACCAGAAGACCAAATCAAATCAGATGGATCAGCAGCCAATCCATGGAACCTATGCAGTGTGCAGCAAGTGCAAGAAGCTAAATGTTTTGTAAGGGTAATTCCTATTTGGGCTGCAGCAATTGTATACCATATTGCAATAACTCAGCAGCAACAATTTGTTGTCTACCAAGCCCTTCAATCAAACAGACATCTTGGCAACAGCAACTTCCAAATTCCAGCAGCAACTTACACTATTTTCTCCATGTTAAGTCTCACTCTTTGGATACCCATATATGATCGTATCGTCGTCCCATTACTGCGAAGAATCACTGGAAAAGAAGGTGGTATAACTATCCTTCAAAGAATGGGATTTGGTATATTCCTAACTGTTCTATCATCCCTTGTATCTGCATTCATCGAGGAACGAAGGAGAAAACTGGTTTTCACAAATCCAGCATTAGGGCTACATTCAGAAAGAGGATTGGTTTCTTCCATGTCAGCTCTATGGTTGGTTCCTCAGCTATCCTTAGCAGGACTTGCAGAGGCATTTTGTGCCATTGGACAAGTGGAATTCTACTACAAGCAGTTCCCAGAAAACATGAGAAGTATAGCAGGGTCTTTTTTCTTCTTGGGAATGGCTGCTTCAAGTTACTTGAACAGTTTCTTGATCTCTATAGTGCACCAGACAACAGGAAAGGCGAAAACCGGTAACTGGCTACCGGAAGACCTTAACAAGGGGAGATTGGATTACTTCTATTTCTTGATTACAGCGTTGGGGATCCTTAATGTTGTTTACTTCATAATATGTGCTAGGTGGTACAAGTACAAGGGAAGTGATGACACCAGCAGCGTTACATTGGAAATGGAAAGGAAAAATGTTGAGAAACACTTCGTATGA